The Gammaproteobacteria bacterium genome contains the following window.
TAAGTTACCAAGCGTTAAATGCAAAAGCTAATTGCTTGGCACGTGAGTTATTAGCGCTGGGCGTTGGCCCTGATGTGCCAGTAGGTATTTCGGTTGAACGTTCGTTTGACATGATTATTAGTTTATTGGCGGTTCTTAAAGCCGGTGGTACTTATGTGCCGCTAGACCCTAGTTATCCGCAAGAGCGTTTAACTTATATGATTGAAGCGAGTGGTCTTAAACTGCTATTAACTCAAAATAACGTTATAGATAAGTTACCGGTTGCAGCTGACGTCAATGTCTTGCTGTTAGATGTCGGTATAGCAATAGGCTATAGCGAAAACAATATCCCTAACCTTGTTCACCCAAATAATCTCGCATATATTATCTTTACGTCGGGTAGCACGGGACGTCCAAAGGGGGTTTGTATTGACCATGCGTCTTTGGCTCGTCATACCGTCACGTCGATTGAAATGTTAGATCTAACGTTACAAGACACAGTGTTACAATTTGCAGTCTTTAGTTTTGATACCTTTGCTGAGCAGTTATACCCTGCGTTATGTTGTGGTGCATCAGTTGTATTAAGAGGGCAAGAGCTTTGGGGCAGTGAAGATTTTTATCAGCAAGTGATAGAGCATAATATCAGTGTTGCTGATTTATCGTCAGCTTATTGGCATCAGATAGCGCGTGAGTTCGCGATAAAAGGAAGCCGTGATTATGGCTCTCTTCGTAAGGTAACTGTTGGTGGTGAAGCTATGCCTCCCAAAGGCTTTACTGAATGGAATAAGGCCGGCTTAAGCCACGTTGAATTGCTCAATGCCTATGGCCCGACGGAGGCAACTGTCACTTCAACGATCTTTGATTGTGGGCAGTATGTTACTGGCGAGCAAGAAATTCCATCATCAATACCTATTGGCACCCCATTGGGAGGACGAACAACTTATGTGCTCGATGAATGCTTAAACCCTGCACCTATCGGCGTTATCGGAGAGTTATGCATTGGTGGTGAATTGCTTGCTCGTGGTTATCGCGGACAAGCGATGATGACTGCAGAACGCTTTATCGCTGACCCGTTTAGCAATACAGGCGGCCGCTTATACCGCACCGGCGATTTAGCGCGATACCAAAGCGATGGCACCATCGAGTATGTTGGCCGGATTGACCATCAAGTTAAAATCCGTGGTTTCCGTATTGAACTGGGCGAAATTGAATCACAGTTGCAAGCCAATGACGCTATCCGCGATGCTGTGGTCTTGGCACAAGAAGGCAATGGCGGTCAGCAGTTAGTCGCTTATATTATTCCTAACGATAGCGGACTGATTGAAGCCGATAATGAAGTACAAAACAGCTTTAGAGCCGATATTAAAAATCAACTACAACAAGTCTTACCAGAATACATGGTACCGGCGCATATGTTGCTACTTGAGCAATTCCCGCTAACCCCCAATGGCAAGTTAGACCGCAAAGCGTTGCCCAAAGCAGATGCTAGTCAACATCAGCAATCTTATGTGGCACCAAGTACAATACTTGAAAAACAATTAGCGACAATCTGGCAAGAGCTGCTGGGTGTTGAGCAAGTTGGTTTAAATGATAACTTCTTTGAGTTAGGAGGACATTCATTACTTGCTGTGCAGATGATTACTAAGATAAAAAACAATACACCACACACAGCTAGTATGCATGATGTAATATTTAGGCCCACGATTAAACAGCTGGCTGATTACTTATGCCATCAGGACGATGGCGCTAATGGGTCAATGGTTCGTCTTAATACGTACCAAGGTAATGCAAGCCCGCTATTTTGTATTCATCCTGCTGGGGGAAATGTATACCCTTATTATTCATTGGCACTGACACTTAACAACCAACGCCCTGTCTTTGGTATTATGAATCGTAGCTATATTTATTCTGATTGGTTCGATCATAGCTGGGACGATATGGTTCAAAACTATTTGGCATGTATTCGTAAACAACAAGCTAAAGGGCCTTATCTGTTATTAGGCTGGTCTTCAGGAGGATTGTTAGCTATGGATATTGCCTACCACTTAGAAATGTCTGGAGAAGAAGTAAGCTTTTTAGGATTACTCGATACAAGGGTCGTTCATGAGATAAATGAAATAGAAATAGGTACTCTAAAACCTAAACTTAGCGTTGATGAAGTAAGTGGAGCGAATAAGTTACAAGACAAGAAAATTAACATCGATAGAGCTACCGAACAATACTTGAGCTTTGTGGCTAATATATTTCCTAGTGTAAATTTTAAGATGCTACTTGAGCAATATAAACTTCAAAAAGAAAAAAAGGTAAATAAAGAAAATCTACAAATAGCAATTACGGCTTGGATTGCTAAGCAAGAAAATATATTACCTAGAGATGTAGAAAATATTCGTAA
Protein-coding sequences here:
- a CDS encoding amino acid adenylation domain-containing protein; amino-acid sequence: KHIIEDWNDTAVSYDTEVCIHQLFEQQVELNPDKTALILDDEKLSYQALNAKANCLARELLALGVGPDVPVGISVERSFDMIISLLAVLKAGGTYVPLDPSYPQERLTYMIEASGLKLLLTQNNVIDKLPVAADVNVLLLDVGIAIGYSENNIPNLVHPNNLAYIIFTSGSTGRPKGVCIDHASLARHTVTSIEMLDLTLQDTVLQFAVFSFDTFAEQLYPALCCGASVVLRGQELWGSEDFYQQVIEHNISVADLSSAYWHQIAREFAIKGSRDYGSLRKVTVGGEAMPPKGFTEWNKAGLSHVELLNAYGPTEATVTSTIFDCGQYVTGEQEIPSSIPIGTPLGGRTTYVLDECLNPAPIGVIGELCIGGELLARGYRGQAMMTAERFIADPFSNTGGRLYRTGDLARYQSDGTIEYVGRIDHQVKIRGFRIELGEIESQLQANDAIRDAVVLAQEGNGGQQLVAYIIPNDSGLIEADNEVQNSFRADIKNQLQQVLPEYMVPAHMLLLEQFPLTPNGKLDRKALPKADASQHQQSYVAPSTILEKQLATIWQELLGVEQVGLNDNFFELGGHSLLAVQMITKIKNNTPHTASMHDVIFRPTIKQLADYLCHQDDGANGSMVRLNTYQGNASPLFCIHPAGGNVYPYYSLALTLNNQRPVFGIMNRSYIYSDWFDHSWDDMVQNYLACIRKQQAKGPYLLLGWSSGGLLAMDIAYHLEMSGEEVSFLGLLDTRVVHEINEIEIGTLKPKLSVDEVSGANKLQDKKINIDRATEQYLSFVANIFPSVNFKMLLEQYKLQKEKKVNKENLQIAITAWIAKQENILPRDVENIRNNNRYQDEMDIVDKIQQNSEELEESFVFKDLNCSLDCWWANFSLNEREIEQLEHYMGNKIKNTKFRHIDAWHEDFVYSNKLLNSIKEVLLDI